In one window of Onychomys torridus chromosome 7, mOncTor1.1, whole genome shotgun sequence DNA:
- the Exosc7 gene encoding exosome complex component RRP42 has protein sequence MASVALSEAEKVYIVHGVQEDLRVDGRGCEDYRCVEVETDVVSNTSGSARVKLGHTDILVGVKAEMGTPKLEKPNEGYLEFFVDCSANATPEFEGRGGDDLGTEIANTLYRIFNNKSSVDLRSLCISPREHCWVLYVDVLLLECGGNLFDAISIAVKAALFNTRIPRVRVLEDEEGAKDIELSDDPYDCLRLSVENVPCIVTLCKIGCRHVVDATLQEEACSLASLLVSVTSKGVVTCMRKVGKGSLDPESIFEMMESSKRVGKVLHMSLQSILHKEESLGPKRPKVGFLG, from the exons ATGGCGTCGGTGGCGCTAAGCGAGGCTGAGAAGGTTTACATCGTTCATGGAGTGCAG GAAGATCTTCGAGTAGATGGCCGTGGCTGTGAGGACTACCGATGTGTTGAAGTAGAAACTGATGTAGTGTCTAACACCAGTGGGTCTGCCAGAGTCAAGCTG GGTCATACAGACATCTTGGTGGGAGTGAAAGCAGAAATGGGGACACCGAAGCTGGAGAAACCAAATGAAGGCTACCTGGAGTTCTTTGTTGATTG TTCAGCCAATGCTACCCCAGAATTTGAAGGGCGAGGAGGTGATGACCTTGGCACAGAGATCGCTAACACCCTCTACCGGATATTTAACAACAAGAGCAGCGTAGACCTGAGGTCCCTCTGCATCAGTCCTCGGGAGCACTGCTGGGTTCTCTATGTGGATGTACTG CTGCTGGAATGTGGTGGGAACTTATTTGATGctatttccattgctgtgaaggcTGCTCTCTTCAATACAAG gaTACCAAGGGTTCGTGTTCTGGAGGATGAAGAGGGGGCAAAGGACATTGAACTGTCTGATGATCCTTATGACTGCCTCCGACTGAGTGTGGAGAATGTCCCCTGCATTGTCACCCTGTGCAAG ATTGGCTGCCGGCATGTGGTGGATGCCACACTTCAAGAGGAAGCCTGCTCCTTGGCCAGTTTGCTAGTGTCAGTGACCAGCAAGGGAGTTGTGACATGCATGAGGAAGGTGGGGAAGGGAAGCCTGGATCCTGAGAGCATCTTTGAGATGATGGAG AGCAGCAAGCGAGTGGGCAAGGTGCTACATATGTCCTTGCAGAGCATTCTACACAAGGAAGAAAGCCTGGGGCCCAAGAGGCCGAAAGTTGGGTTCCTGGGATGA